ATCTTGCGGGCCCGGGCCACCGTTAGCTTGTCGTCTTCGGAAAGCTCGTCGATTCCCAGAATGGCAATGATGTCCTGCAGGTCCTTGTAGCGCTGCAGGATGCTCTGCACCTGGCGGGCCGTGTTGTAGTGCTCTTCGCCTACCACTCCGGGGTCGAGGATGCGGCTGGTGGAGGCCAGCGGGTCGACGGCCGGGTAGATGCCCTTCTCGGTCAGTGAGCGCTCCAGCGCAGTGGTGGCGTCCAAGTGGGCGAAGGTGGTGGCGGGAGCCGGATCGGTATAGTCGTCGGCGGGCACGTAAATGGCCTGAATGGAGGTGATGGAGCCTTTCTTGGTGGTGGTGATGCGCTCCTGCAGTTCGCCCATTTCGGTGGCCAGGTTGGGCTGGTATCCCACGGCGGAAGGCATGCGGCCGAGCAGGGCCGACACTTCCGACCCGGCCTGGGTAAAGCGGAAGATGTTGTCGATGAACAGCAGCACGTCCTGGCCCTCTTCCTCGCGGAAGTACTCGGCCACGGTGAGTCCGGTCAGCGCCACCCGCAGGCGGGCTCCTGGAGGCTCGGTCATCTGGCCGTAGATCAGCGAGGCCTTGTCGAGCACGCCTGATTCCTGCATCTCCAGCAACAGGTCGTTGCCCTCGCGGGTGCGTTCGCCCACGCCGGCAAACACCGAGTAGCCGCCGTGCTTGGTGGCCACGCGGTTGATCAGCTCCATGATGATGACGGTCTTGCCCACGCCGGCGCCGCCGAAGAGTCCGATCTTGCCTCCCCGGGGGAAGGGCTGAATAAGGTCGATGACCTTGATGCCGGTCTCCAGCATCTCGGTGTCGGTGCTCTGGTCGACCAACTCGGGCGCGGCGCGGTGGATCGGCCAGTTGTTCTCGGCTTCCACGGGACCTTTTTCGTCCACCGGCTGGCCCAACACGTTGAGGACGCGTCCCAGAGTGGCTTTGCCGACGGGAACCGAGATGGGCTGCCCCGTGTCGATGGCCTTCATGCCGCGCACCATTCCATCGGTAGGCGCCATGGCAACGCACTTGACTACGCCTTCTCCCAGGTGCTGGGCGACTTCCAGCGTG
This sequence is a window from Acidobacteriota bacterium. Protein-coding genes within it:
- the atpD gene encoding F0F1 ATP synthase subunit beta codes for the protein MPQVGKVLQIMGPVVDVVFQAGHVPKIYNAIHVTSEGFDTEIPIDVTLEVAQHLGEGVVKCVAMAPTDGMVRGMKAIDTGQPISVPVGKATLGRVLNVLGQPVDEKGPVEAENNWPIHRAAPELVDQSTDTEMLETGIKVIDLIQPFPRGGKIGLFGGAGVGKTVIIMELINRVATKHGGYSVFAGVGERTREGNDLLLEMQESGVLDKASLIYGQMTEPPGARLRVALTGLTVAEYFREEEGQDVLLFIDNIFRFTQAGSEVSALLGRMPSAVGYQPNLATEMGELQERITTTKKGSITSIQAIYVPADDYTDPAPATTFAHLDATTALERSLTEKGIYPAVDPLASTSRILDPGVVGEEHYNTARQVQSILQRYKDLQDIIAILGIDELSEDDKLTVARARKIEKFLSQPFFVAEQFTGLEGNYVPIEETVRSFREVCEGKHDDVPEQAFYMAGGIDDVLEKAEEMKKSEEAA